The Tripterygium wilfordii isolate XIE 37 chromosome 17, ASM1340144v1, whole genome shotgun sequence genome has a window encoding:
- the LOC119982048 gene encoding UPF0548 protein At2g17695, protein MVFLCWFRPSPQEQKACIEKSGSFNYGPVHRGASAKSVSSLKEDQEFSKEGFLINHSRVLVGSGHETFEKGKAALQMWRHFGLNWAFVHPKTPIRGGEKFCVCVKEFLPWVLMPLQVVYVNDSRNAKKGFASFGFGSGTLHGHLLAGEERFTIEIDDKSQVWYEILSFSKPAHFLSFIGYPYVQLRQKYFAHQSSTAVRKHVTTL, encoded by the exons ATGGTTTTCTTGTGCTGGTTTCGGCCATCTCCTCAAGAACAGAAGGCTTGCATTGAAAA GTCTGGGTCCTTCAACTATGGCCCTGTGCATAGAGGAGCTAGTGCTAAATCAGTGTCTAGCCTAAAAGAAGACCAGGAGTTCTCAAAAGAGGGATTCCTAATCAATCATTCTCGAGTTTTGGTTGGTTCAGGTCATGAAACTTTCGAGAAAGGCAAGGCGGCTCTTCAAATGTGGAG GCATTTTGGATTGAATTGGGCATTTGTTCATCCCAAGACTCCTATTCGAGGTGGAGAGAAGTTTTGTGTTTGTGTGAAGGAGTTTCTGCCATGGGTCTTGATGCCTCTTCAGGTTGTCTATGTGAATGATAGCAGAAATGCTAAAAAAGGTTTCGCGTCATTCGGGTTTGGAAGCGGCACCCTCCATGGCCACCTACTG GCTGGGGAAGAACGTTTTACAATCGAGATTGACGATAAAAGTCAAGTGTGGTATGAAATTCTTTCCTTCTCAAAGCCTGCTCACTTTCTTTCCTTCATCGGATATCCATATGTGCAACTCAGACAGAAGTACTTTGCTCATCAATCTAGTACTGCAGTTAGAAAGCATGTGACTACTCTGTAA
- the LOC119983080 gene encoding ycf20-like protein: MCLMEVRLGPGVATATTVKTYVRPSLLRPVCVRSANGSDHAVGRNFYSGCCFVRVNQLHLVHNFRRVAWSIRSNIDGSELDPSSANSANSSTRLIRAIQSVQAKLDANLQELRKNLPLKLLFFLVGFYCATAFATVIGQTGDWDILSAALAVVVVEGIGALMYRGSLRLLNKIRSLITLFNYWKAGLSLGLFLDSFKYEVDNNIMDLSNLFNFEIDTFPTFL, encoded by the exons ATGTGTCTTATGGAGGTTCGCTTGGGCCCTGGTGTGGCAACGGCCACTACAGTGAAAACGTACGTTAGGCCGTCGCTACTGCGGCCAGTTTGTGTCCGTTCAGCTAACGGAAGTGATCATGCCGTTGGTCGGAACTTCTACTCTGGTTGCTGCTTTGTTCGTGTAAACCAGCTGCACTTGGTCCACAATTTCAG GAGGGTAGCCTGGTCAATAAGGAGCAACATAGATGGCAGTGAATTGGATCCTTCATCTGCAAATAGCGCCAACAGCAGCACCAGATTGATCAGGGCAATTCAGTCTGTTCAGGCTAAGCTGGATGCTAACCTTCAAGAGCTAAGGAAAAATCTTCCTCTGAAACTACTCTTCTTCTTGGTAGGTTTCTACTGTGCCACCGCGTTTGCCACTGTTATTGGGCAGACAGGCGATTGGGACATTTTATCTGCTGCCTTGGCTGTGGTTGTTGTAGAGGGGATTGGGGCTCTGATGTATAGGGGATCTCTTCGATTACTCAACAAGATTAGGAGCCTAATCACTCTGTTTAATTACTGGAAGGCTGGGCTTTCCTTGGGTCTTTTCTTGGATTCATTCAAGTATGAAGTGGATAACAATATTATGGACTTAAGTAATCTCttcaattttgaaattgatACATTCCCCACATTCTTGTAA
- the LOC119982046 gene encoding arginase 1, mitochondrial, producing the protein MSVIGKRGFHHMQKLKLANVPAEFIEKGQNRVIDASLTLIRERAKLKGELVRALGGASASTSLLGVPLGHNSSFLQGPAFAPPRIREAIWCGSTNSTTEEGKELNDPRVLTDVGDVPVQEIRDCGVDDDRLMNVISESVKLVMEQDPLRPLVLGGDHSISFPVVRAVSEKLGGPIDVLHLDAHPDIYHEFEGNKYSHASSFARIMEGGHVRRLLQVGIRSITREGREQGKKFGVEQFEMRTFSRDRDLLENLKLGEGVKGVYISLDVDCLDPAFAPGVSHIEPGGLSFRDVLNIIHNLKADVVAADVVEFNPQRDTVDGMTAMVAAKLVRELTAKISK; encoded by the exons ATGTCTGTTATTGGAAAGCGAGGATTTCATCACATGCAGAAGCTAAAGCTTGCAAATGTCCCTGCTGAATTCATAGAGAAGGGGCAAAATCGTGTTATTGATGCTTCTCTTACACTTATTCGTGAGAGGGCAAAGCTCAAG GGAGAGCTTGTCCGTGCCTTAGGAGGTGCTTCAGCGTCGACCTCCCTTCTTGGAGTTCCTCTGGGGCATAACTCCTCGTTCCTTCAGGGGCCAGCATTTGCTCCTCCACGTATTAGGGAAGCTATCTGGTGTGGTAGCACAAATTCAACAACTGAAGAAG GGAAAGAATTAAATGACCCACGAGTGCTAACAGATGTTGGAGATGTCCCTGTCCAAGAAATTCGAGATTGTGGTGTCGATGATGACAGACTGATGAATGTCATAAGTGAGTCTGTCAAGCTAGTGATGGAACAG GACCCATTACGGCCACTGGTTTTAGGTGGAGATCACTCAATATCCTTTCCTGTTGTAAGGGCTGTCTCTGAGAAGCTTGGGGGACCTATAGATGTTCTTCATCTAGATGCCCACCCTGATATCTATCATGAATTTGAAGGAAATAAATATTCACATGCATCTTCCTTTGCCCGAATAATGGAGGGCGGTCATGTTCGTCGACTTTTGCAG GTGGGCATCAGATCAATTACAAGAGAAGGCCGTGAACAAGGCAAAAAGTTTGGAGtagagcaatttgaaatgcgaACATTTTCAAGAGATCGTGACCTTTTGGAGAATTTG AAACTTGGGGAAGGCGTAAAGGGAGTTTATATTTCATTAGATGTGGACTGTCTTGATCCTGCATTTGCTCCTGGGGTATCTCACATTGAACCGGGAGGTCTCTCATTCCGCGATGTCCTCAACATCATCCACAACCTCAAGGCTGATGTTGTTGCTGCAGATGTGGTCGAGTTCAACCCACAACGTGACACTGTTGATGGGATGACTGCCATGGTTGCTGCTAAACTGGTAAGAGAACTGACTGCAAAGATATCCAAATGA
- the LOC119981815 gene encoding agamous-like MADS-box protein AGL61 → MDVAKKNQTKKTTKGRQKIEINPIQGSNRRQVTFSKRRTGLIKKASELCILCGAQVGIITFSPTGKKAYCFGHPDVDTVLAQYLEEGEEEIKENYEDDEPEAATKVSYKEYKLAEKVLEEEKKRAAQVKEMQMVNNNGRFWWDSVDMEKLGMEELEKYIEAMKDLKKNVGLRADYLLNQSMGIVGSQYLNLDSNQSL, encoded by the coding sequence atggatGTCGCAAAGAAGAACCAAACGAAGAAAACAACAAAGGGTCGCCAGAAGATTGAGATCAACCCCATACAAGGTTCGAACAGGCGACAAGTGACATTCTCAAAACGTCGAACTGGTCTCATCAAGAAGGCTAGCGAGCTATGCATACTATGTGGTGCACAAGTTGGGATCATCACATTCTCTCCAACTGGTAAAAAAGCTTACTGCTTTGGCCACCCGGATGTGGACACTGTCCTCGCGCAATAtcttgaagaaggagaagaagagatcAAGGAAAACTATGAAGACGACGAACCAGAAGCAGCAACGAAAGTTTCGTACAAGGAGTATAAGTTGGCTGAGAAAGTgctggaggaggagaagaagcgAGCGGCACAGGTTAAGGAGATGCAGATGGTCAATAACAATGGAAGGTTTTGGTGGGATAGTGTGGATATGGAGAAACTTGGGATGGAGGAGCTTGAGAAGTATATAGAGGCCATGAAAGACTTGAAGAAGAATGTGGGGCTTAGGGCTGATTACTTGCTCAATCAAAGCATGGGTATCGTTGGAAGCCAATACCTTAATCTAGATTCTAATCAATCTCtataa
- the LOC119982307 gene encoding pectinesterase inhibitor 11, translating to MTQLSLSFLLLSIFCITGMVQPALAQTSQSAGYIQAWCRTTRYPTLCIQSLSGSTDSKIQNPQQLAQAALSVSLYKAIYTKSYLMKVSRELKATKANDYRVVKDCLDQITDVVAQLTQSITELRRLGRQTEIADNVYWHISNVETWTSAAMTDASTCVDYFPGRRMSKLKATIRGKTLNVVQLTSNALALFNRYAQRYLARNANKP from the coding sequence atgacCCAACTCAGCTTATCCTTCCTACTCCTCTCCATCTTCTGCATCACAGGCATGGTGCAGCCAGCATTGGCTCAAACCTCTCAGTCCGCGGGCTATATCCAGGCCTGGTGCAGGACCACCCGGTACCCAACCCTTTGCATCCAGTCTCTCTCAGGCTCAACAGACTCCAAAATCCAAAACCCACAACAGTTAGCCCAAGCTGCCTTATCAGTGAGCCTCTACAAGGCAATTTACACAAAATCATACCTGATGAAGGTATCAAGAGAACTCAAAGCAACCAAGGCTAATGACTACAGGGTTGTGAAAGACTGCTTGGACCAAATCACTGATGTTGTGGCTCAACTTACTCAATCAATCACAGAGCTCCGTCGATTGGGACGACAAACTGAGATTGCTGACAATGTTTATTGGCATATAAGCAATGTTGAAACATGGACTAGTGCTGCCATGACTGATGCAAGTACCTGTGTGGATTATTTCCCAGGTCGTAGAATGAGCAAATTGAAGGCCACAATTAGGGGTAAGACATTGAATGTGGTGCAACTCACAAGCAATGCACTTGCCTTGTTTAATAGATATGCTCAAAGATACTTAGCTCGCAATGCAAATAAGCCATAA
- the LOC119982793 gene encoding protein GRAVITROPIC IN THE LIGHT 1-like, with protein sequence MLPTGTKETQLRDSNSQKVHPQPMEEAKQTTEAFEAMVSKIFNDISSLKSAYIQLQAAHTPYDPEKIQDADKLVVSELKNLSELKHFYRENNPKPVCVSHQDSRLAAEIQEQQSLLKTYEVMVKKFQSELQNKDSEIHQLQRQIEEADQKRAKLEKNLKLRGLSTRESDGSGDESGLFHVDLTPDLFTSTVEAAFKAIHDFSKPLINMMKAAGWDLDSAANSIEPNVVYAKRAHKKYAFESHICQRMFDGFQHESFSIKSDNLTASKESFLNQFLALREMDPLDILGQNPDSIFGKFCRSKYVVVVHPKMEASFFGNLDQRNYVIGGGHPRTPFYQAFLKLAKSIWLLHRLAYSFEPAVKIFQVKTGSEFSEVYMESVLKNLIVDENEEKPKVELMVMPGFWIGGTVIQSRVYLSGVKVTD encoded by the coding sequence ATGCTACCCACTGGGACGAAAGAAACCCAACTTCGTGACAGCAACAGCCAGAAGGTCCATCCGCAACCCATGGAAGAGGCCAAGCAGACCACAGAAGCTTTTGAAGCCATGGTATCCAAAATTTTCAATGACATCTCCTCTCTGAAGTCAGCTTACATCCAACTCCAGGCTGCCCATACTCCCTATGACCCTGAAAAAATTCAAGATGCCGATAAATTAGTGGTTTCTGAGCTGAAGAACCTATCTGAGCTTAAACATTTTTACAGGGAAAATAACCCAAAACCAGTATGTGTTTCTCATCAAGACTCTCGTTTGGCTGCAGAGATTCAGGAACAACAGAGCCTGCTAAAAACATATGAGGTTATGGTAAAGAAATTCCAATCTGAACTTCAGAATAAGGATTCGGAGATTCATCAGTTACAGCGGCAGATTGAAGAGGCAGACCAAAAGCGAGCTAAACTGGAAAAAAACCTCAAGCTTAGGGGTTTGTCAACCAGAGAATCTGACGGTTCTGGAGATGAAAGTGGACTTTTTCATGTTGATCTAACCCCGGATCTCTTCACATCAACTGTGGAAGCCGCCTTTAAAGCAATTCATGATTTTTCTAAGCCGTTGATTAACATGATGAAAGCTGCTGGGTGGGACCTTGATTCTGCTGCTAATTCAATTGAACCAAATGTTGTATATGCAAAGAGAGCTCACAAGAAATATGCATTTGAGTCTCATATATGCCAAAGGATGTTTGATGGATTCCAGCACGAAAGCTTCTCCATCAAATCAGATAATCTTACTGCCAGTAAAGAGAGTTTCCTCAACCAATTTCTTGCTTTAAGAGAAATGGATCCACTGGACATTCTTGGTCAAAACCCGGATTCTATCTTCGGGAAATTCTGCAGGAGCAAGTACGTAGTTGTGGTCCACCCAAAGATGGAGGCTTCATTCTTTGGAAATTTAGATCAACGCAATTATGTAATAGGTGGTGGGCATCCAAGGACTCCTTTCTATCAGGCATTTCTGAAACTGGCTAAATCCATATGGCTTTTGCACCGGCTAGCTTATTCATTTGAGCCGGCTGTTAAAATCTTTCAGGTTAAGACAGGTAGCGAGTTCTCAGAGGTTTATATGGAAAGtgttttgaagaatttgatagtGGATGAGAATGAAGAGAAACCTAAGGTGGAGCTTATGGTTATGCCTGGTTTTTGGATTGGGGGAACTGTGATTCAGAGCAGAGTTTATCTCTCTGGTGTGAAGGTTACCGACTGA